Below is a window of Rodentibacter sp. JRC1 DNA.
TCCGTAAGAAGATAACTTATTATTCAGTGAGGCATAAAATGAGCTGTGTATAAATGTGAAAAATTGCTTGCCTAATGAACGGGATAGGCTTGAAATGCGTTCTAAATTCGGTTGCAAACGCACACCTAAATCAATGATATTGGCGGGAAGTTGAGGTTCGATCACCCAAGTTTGATAACTTTTCACATCACCTACGGCAAGTGGAGCCTGCCCTAGTGCGATTAAAGTTTCCGCCACCGACCAGTCCACCGTGGCATAAGCGATTTGTTTCTCGGCAATGCTTTTGGTTGGGATAAAAAGTGCGGTCAAAATCAGGAGTGAATTTTTGAGTAATCGCAACATATTAATAAAAACTCACGGGACGATGGGTTTTAGGGTGTTCGATTACATTCAATTCGATACCGTAAATTTGCTGCAATGAAGGGATGTTTACGATCTCGAATGCATTGCCTTGAGCTAATAATTTTCCGCTATGTAACGCCACTAAGTGATCACAAAAGCGGGAAGCAAGGTTAATATCGTGAATCACAATAATGATCCCTAGATTGAGTTCTCGGCTAAGGCGGTGAAGAAGTTGCATCACCTCTACTTGATGGGCAATATCCAATGCGGCTAAAGGTTCATCAAGCAATAAAAATCGGCTTTGTTGGGCTAATAACATCGCAAGCCAAATGCGCGAACGTTCACCGCCGGATAGGGTATCGACTAATTGATTTGCAAACTTTTCCGTGTGGGTGAGCTGTAACGCATTTTCAATCGCTTGCTTGTCGCTTTTGGTTTCACGCCCGAATAAACCGTTCCACGCATAGCGTCCCATTGCAATGAGTTCTTGAGCCGTCATATTGGTGGCTTGAGGCAAATGTTGCGGTAAATAAGCCACACGTTTAGCAAAATCACGATTATGCCAATGTTTGACTGAACGATGATCTAATAAAATATCTCCGCCGGATATCGGCTGTTGGCGTGCCATCAATTTAATTAAAGTGGATTTTCCCGAACCGTTATGACCGATTAAACCGTATAATTTTCCGCTTTCAAAGGAAAGCGATAGGGGATGCAGTAAAACCCGTTGTGGTATAGAAAATGAAACTTGTTGAAGCTCAAACACAAATAACCCGAAAAAAACATCAAAATGATGGCGCGATTCTATATGAAAACCATTCTTATTTCAAACCCGTCTGATGATTAGATTATAACAATGGGCTAAACAGAAAAAATAATCGCTCAATAATGCGGTAATAAAATGGTCGAACGAACCATTTTTTGCTATCAAGCAGTTCGGAATCTTCAATATAACTTTGGTGCAGAATGGCCAATTCATTGGCGAAGGCACGATCTTCTACCGCAAGAGCAAGTTCAAAGTTTAAGAAAAAACTACGTAAATCCATATTGATCGTGCCGATCAAAGCAAGTCTATTATCAATCAATACGCTTTTAGTATGTAGAAGGCCCGCTTTAAATTCATAGATTTTTACACCGGCGGCGAGTAAATCATCAAAAAAAGTTCGGCTTGCCCAGCCTACCATAAGAGAATCGTTTTTCTTTGGTAATATCAGTGAAACCTCCACACCACGTAATGCTGCGATACGTAAGGCTTCCGCAATGCTATGGCTTGGTACGAAATAGGGGGAGGTGATCGTAATACTTTCACGGGCGGCGTAAATCGCCAAGGCTAAAGTCTGTGGCGCAAGATCGTCAGGAAATGCCGGGCCTGTGGCGATAACTTGAACGGAGTGGGTATCGTTATCTTCAATCGGTACGAGCGGACAATTCGGTAAAAAAAACATTAGCTCATTGCCGGTTTCAATTTCCCAATCCCAAGCATGTAAGCTATTTAATACGGCGGATACCGCACCGTTCACTCGTACCATTACATCAACCCAATTTCCCACATTGCTATCTTGTTTGAAAAAAGCCGGATCGACCATATTCATACTACCGGTGTAGGAAATTTGGTTATCAATAACAATAATTTTTCGGTGTTGGCGCAGGTCGATACGGCTGAAAAACATCCGAAATAAATTTACATATAGCGTTTCGACGATTTCAATACCTTGTTCACGTAAAGTTTTACAGGCTTTGCTTCTCAGAAAAGGACGACTCCCTACGGAATCTAATAAAATGCGAATTTCTACACCGCGTTGTTTGGCTTCTAATAAGGCTTGACTGATTTCTTCGATCATTCCTTTATTCGACCAAATATAGAACACCATATTAATGGAGTGCTGTGCTTGTCGAATATCGGCAATAATACTGCGAATGATACTTTTCGGCGTATCTAAAATATGTAATTCGTTTCCTCTAATGCAGGGAATGCCCAAACGGCGATGATTCAGATCAAAGAGTGGTCGATATTGTAGGCTTTTCGGTACACTGATAAGCTCCGTTTGCTGCGATAAACGGGCGAGCCACAGGCTGTATTTAGGGTGTAAGGTTTTGAAAGCGTTAGCACGCTTTGTTCCCAGCTTTATTTCACCGAAAATCAAGTAAGCCATCACACCAATGATTGGCACCAAATAAATCAACATCAACCAAGAAAGGGTGGCGGAAGAAGATTGTTTTTTTACTAAAAGGCGAAGCGTAACCGAGATAATTATTAACCACGCCAACAAAGGAATAATATAAACCAGTATGATATGTTCAAAATTCATAAAATTTTAACCGCACTTATGAAATTAGATATTCTTTATCAATATCGTGATTTTATCATTATTTACAAGCCTTATGGTGTAAGTGTGCATAAAAGATAATGCTGAAGTGATCTGCCCCAAAAAGTTGGACGAAATAAACCAACTAAGTCAGGGGCGGATTTTTTATGACCAAATCACCGATTTTTATCTTGAAAATCACTTAGATGTTTTGCTTACCAAAAAACAACTTCAACTTTCCGATATCACGGAAATCAAAGCGAAAGACGGCAGTAAATGCTATGTCTCACCGACATTAGACCGCTTCAAACGCATCTTACAAGAAAACGGTATTGTGCAGAGTATGTCAAGAAAGGGAATTACCTTGATAACGCTATGATCGAGCGCTTTTTCGGGCGGATGAAAACGGAATATATCTATGGTAGGTATTTCGACAATGCCGAGGAGGTGGCACAAGCGGTGAGGGAATATATTCGGTATTACAATGAGGAACGAATACAATTAAAACTAAAGGGTTTGAGCCCGGTACAATATCGAACTCAACCCCCTTGCTAAACTGTCTAACTTTTGAGGTAGATTTTTGCATAAAAAATAGTCAATTTGAAATACAAATGGAAAAGCTTTCTACTGAACTGAAGGAAAATTCAGGGGCAACGCCCCTTTCCCTTTGTTTTTGAATTTTTTAACTAAAATTAAACTTAATTCCAATCGTTTTTAACACGATTTGCTCTTGCGTTAAATCATTCACCACTAATGGATTTCGTTCCAAATAGCCTTTTTCAAATTCCAATTCCCAATTTTCTCCGCCGTGATTGATGTGCAGAATATCATTGTCGGTAAATTCTGCTGCTTGGCGGGAGCGGTTGATAATCACGGCTAAACGTAATAAAACGATTAACGCGATTGTATCCCGTTTATGAAATAAACCCTCTTTAGGTAATTCCAAGGCTTTGAACGACTTAATATGAAAGCGGACTAGATTAACCAAAAGTTGCTTTTGTTCCGGGGAGAAGCCCGGTAAATCCAAACTTTGTAACATATACGCGGAATGTTTTTGTACACCGCTGTGATTTAATACCAATCCGATTTCATGTAGCTGAGCGGCAGCGGATAAAATGCTGTGCATTTCGTCAAGTTGTTCATTATTGTGCCAATGATTGTATTTTTGTAGCAACACATCGGCAGTGTGACTAACGCGGCCGGCTTGCGACTGATCAATGGCAAAATTTTTCATCACGCTGTTTATAGTACGTTGGCGAATATCATCCACTTGAAAGCTTTGCTCTAAACCGTACATCACCCCTTCACGTAACGCACCGTCGGAATAACGCATTTGTTCAATACGAAAGGTTTCAAACACAGCATTTAAAATGGCTAATCCCGGTAAAAACAATGCCAGACGATCTTCTTCCAATCCGGCGATTTTGAGTTTATCTAAGCTATCAAATTTCAGTGTTTGATCAATGAGCTGTTTCAAATTACCGGCAGTAATAACATCGCTATTGTAATTGGCTTGTATCACTTGGCTAATAGCTTTCACCGTGCCGGATGAGCCTAACACCGCCTGCCAACCTAAATTACGGTAATCCCAAGACAGATCTTCAATTTTTGCCAAGGCGGCTTTTTGTGCTTTATGAAATTGCTTTTCACTGATTTTTTTGGTATCAAAAAACGCTTTGGCGAAACTCACACATCCCATATGTCGGCTTTCACAACGCAATGGTGTAAAACCGTCACCGATGATCATTTCCGTCGAACCGCCGCCAATATCCACCACCATTTTTCGACCATTTTCCGGCTGGGTATGGGAAACACCTGAATAAATCAATTCGGCTTCTTCCTGACCGGAAATAATTTGAATCGGAAAAGGATAAACCGCTTTAGTTGCCGCTAAAAAATCTTGATTATTGACCGCTCTTCTGAGCGTATAAGTCGCGACAGTACGCACATTTTCAATGGGAATACCCTGCAAACGTTCGGCAAATAATGCTAAACAATCCACACCGCGTTGAATAGCAGCTTGATTTAAACGGTTTTTGTTATCCAGCCCGTCCGCTAACTGCACACGCTGTTTTAAACGGGATAAAACTTGAATCGATCCGTTAACAATGCGGACTATCATCATCTGAAAACTATTGGAACCTAAATCTACGGCGGCAAAGTGCGGTCGGTTTTCGGCTTGTTTTTGTGTGTTCATAATAACTCTTTAGTTACTTTTTAGTGTCGGCTTTATTTGCCAAGTATTCATAAATGGCAATCTGCGAACGACAAGCCGGTTTGTCATTGCGGACATATTCATTTTTTTCATCCGCATCAATAATACGGGCTTTTACATTATCTGCAAGCTGAATATTGAGAATATCGATCACACATTGTTTTGTCCGAGCATCATACAACGGTGTGCCCACTTCAATACGGCGGTCTAAATTACGGGTCATTAAATCGGCAGATGAAATATAGACATCCGGATCACCTTCATTTTCAAAATAATAAACGCGTGGATGCTCTAAAAAGCGATCGACAATACTGATAACATGAATATTTTCACTGAGATTTTTCACTCCCGCACGTAACGCACACATTCCCCGAATAATCATTTTCACCGTCACACCAGCTTGACCGGCCTCATAAAGCAAATCAATAATTTCCTGATCCACCAGATTATTGACTTTAAAAATAATACCGCTTTTTTTGCCATCCTTTGCGTTTTTGATTTCCCGTCTTACCAGCGACATTAAATTTTGACGAACATTGACCGGAGAAACCAATAAATGATTGAAATTTATCGAATTAAATGGCATTTCAATAAAACGGAAAACATTGCTGACTTCTTTGGTAATTTTCGGATTTTTGGTTAATAATGCGAAATCCGTATAAATTTTTGCGGTATTTTCATGGAAATTCCCTGTTCCCACATGCGCATATTCCACCAAATTTTCCCCTTCTTTTCGGGTAATTAAAAAGAGTTTTGAATGGATTTTAAAACCCGGTGATGAAAACACTACTTTGATATGGTTATCTGTCAGCATTTTAGACCAATGAATATTGGCTTCTTCATCAAAACGGGCTTGCAGCTCAATAATTACCGTCACTTTTTTACCGTTATTTGCCGCATTAATTAACGCCTGAATAATACGGGAACGAGAAGCTACACGATATAAATTAATCTTCAACGAGATGACATTCGAATCAAAAGACGCTTGGCGGAATAATTCACAGATCACATCAAAGCTATGATACGGATAATAAAGCAGAATATCCTGTTTACTGATAACATCTAAAATCGGACAGCGAGATTTAATTTGAGGATGCTGAATAGGTGGCAATGAGCTATTTAACAACTCTTTTTTACCGAGATCCGGAAATTGCAACAAATGCTTGAAACTTAAATAACGTTCACCTGCTTCAATTGAGTCTAAATTACTCATATTCAACCGCTCTTTTAATAATTTCAGCAAACCTTTCGGCATGTTTTTTTCATATAAAAAACGCACGGGTTGAGCGGCGATACGTTGTTTCAAACTGGAAGACATTAACTCCAACAAGCCGTATTCCACTTCGGTCACCAGATCATATTCCGCATCACGGGTCATCTGAATAGAATAAGCGGTAATTTCATCATAATCAAATACGGAGTTGGAAAAAAGTTCATTCAAACAAAAACGGATAATATTATCTAATAAAATAATACGCCGATGGCGTTTATAACGTTCTTTCGGCAACACCACAAAGCGGGAAAGTTTATCGGAAGGAATCGGCAATACCGCCAATTGAGAAATTTTTTTATTTTTCTTCAGTTCGACAATAAGGTTTGAATTATGTGCATTTAAAGAAGCGGATAAATCAATTTCTTCATTTAAAATTATCGGAAAAATGTGTTGTTTGATTTCTTTTCGAAAATACGCTTTCAGCCAATCTTGATGAAAAACGGAGAGTTGACTTTCATTAATTAAGAAAATTTGATGTTTTGCCAATCGTAACATCAAACGATTGTATAATTCCGAAAATTTTTTGTTTAACTGCTCCGTACGTTTTTGGATTTTCTTTAAATACGTACGGATTTGTTTAGCAGGTAACGATTCCTGATTACGAATTATCAGCAGCCGGTGCTTTAAATTCGCAAAGCGAACTTGATAAAATTCATCTAAATTAGAGGCGAAAATACCCAAAAAGCGGATACGCTCCAATAATGGATTGTCTTCATCTGCGGCTTCTTGTAAAACACGTTCATTGAATGCCAACCAACTCAGTTCTTTAGCGGTATATTTTGTTTCATCATTTTTGTTTTTAAAAATCATCATTAATCGTCCCCATTGTGATATTTTTCGCTTTATCAGAAATTATTATCTTGAGGACGCTATTCTGACAAAAGTTTATGACAATTTAATGACTTGTAAAAATCTTCTATATAGAAAGAAAATTGAAGATGAACGTTTTATAACCGCTCAATTTATTTAATAATACTAACTTAATGATTGTGGCAGTATTTTTAGACTTAGTGTAGAAACGTCGAGTATTTAAAGGTTAAATCTCGCCTTTCACAATGGGGCGACATAAAATCTACCTGCCGGCAGTGGCGGCTAAATGCCTCAAACCGACAAAATCCACCAATTACGGGTGGCGATGAAAAGTCTTGGCAATCCGATTTTAGGCGATAAATTATATGGCAAAAACACTGCGGAAATTGACCGCACTTATTTGCACGGGGAAAGATTAGCATTTGAATTTAAAAGGGAAAAAATGGAACTATTTGCTATGCCGAGAGAGGGAATTATTTGGCAGAAAGAATCCGTGCAGCATATTTTGCAAGATGTGTTTGGATTGGGAGGGCAATTTAACTCAAAGGCGATTTTAAGAAATGAGGAGAGATCCTGTATAATGCCCCACAATTTTGCAAATAAATTTACAATAGGAACTTAGATGAAATTTATCTCTTTTAATATTAATGGGTTACGTGCTCGTCCGCATCAGCTTGAAGCGGTGATTGAAAAATATCAACCGGATGTTATCGGTTTACAAGA
It encodes the following:
- a CDS encoding ATP-binding cassette domain-containing protein — translated: MFELQQVSFSIPQRVLLHPLSLSFESGKLYGLIGHNGSGKSTLIKLMARQQPISGGDILLDHRSVKHWHNRDFAKRVAYLPQHLPQATNMTAQELIAMGRYAWNGLFGRETKSDKQAIENALQLTHTEKFANQLVDTLSGGERSRIWLAMLLAQQSRFLLLDEPLAALDIAHQVEVMQLLHRLSRELNLGIIIVIHDINLASRFCDHLVALHSGKLLAQGNAFEIVNIPSLQQIYGIELNVIEHPKTHRPVSFY
- the cls gene encoding cardiolipin synthase, producing the protein MNFEHIILVYIIPLLAWLIIISVTLRLLVKKQSSSATLSWLMLIYLVPIIGVMAYLIFGEIKLGTKRANAFKTLHPKYSLWLARLSQQTELISVPKSLQYRPLFDLNHRRLGIPCIRGNELHILDTPKSIIRSIIADIRQAQHSINMVFYIWSNKGMIEEISQALLEAKQRGVEIRILLDSVGSRPFLRSKACKTLREQGIEIVETLYVNLFRMFFSRIDLRQHRKIIVIDNQISYTGSMNMVDPAFFKQDSNVGNWVDVMVRVNGAVSAVLNSLHAWDWEIETGNELMFFLPNCPLVPIEDNDTHSVQVIATGPAFPDDLAPQTLALAIYAARESITITSPYFVPSHSIAEALRIAALRGVEVSLILPKKNDSLMVGWASRTFFDDLLAAGVKIYEFKAGLLHTKSVLIDNRLALIGTINMDLRSFFLNFELALAVEDRAFANELAILHQSYIEDSELLDSKKWFVRPFYYRIIERLFFLFSPLL
- the ppx gene encoding exopolyphosphatase; its protein translation is MNTQKQAENRPHFAAVDLGSNSFQMMIVRIVNGSIQVLSRLKQRVQLADGLDNKNRLNQAAIQRGVDCLALFAERLQGIPIENVRTVATYTLRRAVNNQDFLAATKAVYPFPIQIISGQEEAELIYSGVSHTQPENGRKMVVDIGGGSTEMIIGDGFTPLRCESRHMGCVSFAKAFFDTKKISEKQFHKAQKAALAKIEDLSWDYRNLGWQAVLGSSGTVKAISQVIQANYNSDVITAGNLKQLIDQTLKFDSLDKLKIAGLEEDRLALFLPGLAILNAVFETFRIEQMRYSDGALREGVMYGLEQSFQVDDIRQRTINSVMKNFAIDQSQAGRVSHTADVLLQKYNHWHNNEQLDEMHSILSAAAQLHEIGLVLNHSGVQKHSAYMLQSLDLPGFSPEQKQLLVNLVRFHIKSFKALELPKEGLFHKRDTIALIVLLRLAVIINRSRQAAEFTDNDILHINHGGENWELEFEKGYLERNPLVVNDLTQEQIVLKTIGIKFNFS
- the ppk1 gene encoding polyphosphate kinase 1; amino-acid sequence: MMIFKNKNDETKYTAKELSWLAFNERVLQEAADEDNPLLERIRFLGIFASNLDEFYQVRFANLKHRLLIIRNQESLPAKQIRTYLKKIQKRTEQLNKKFSELYNRLMLRLAKHQIFLINESQLSVFHQDWLKAYFRKEIKQHIFPIILNEEIDLSASLNAHNSNLIVELKKNKKISQLAVLPIPSDKLSRFVVLPKERYKRHRRIILLDNIIRFCLNELFSNSVFDYDEITAYSIQMTRDAEYDLVTEVEYGLLELMSSSLKQRIAAQPVRFLYEKNMPKGLLKLLKERLNMSNLDSIEAGERYLSFKHLLQFPDLGKKELLNSSLPPIQHPQIKSRCPILDVISKQDILLYYPYHSFDVICELFRQASFDSNVISLKINLYRVASRSRIIQALINAANNGKKVTVIIELQARFDEEANIHWSKMLTDNHIKVVFSSPGFKIHSKLFLITRKEGENLVEYAHVGTGNFHENTAKIYTDFALLTKNPKITKEVSNVFRFIEMPFNSINFNHLLVSPVNVRQNLMSLVRREIKNAKDGKKSGIIFKVNNLVDQEIIDLLYEAGQAGVTVKMIIRGMCALRAGVKNLSENIHVISIVDRFLEHPRVYYFENEGDPDVYISSADLMTRNLDRRIEVGTPLYDARTKQCVIDILNIQLADNVKARIIDADEKNEYVRNDKPACRSQIAIYEYLANKADTKK